The sequence CGTTCTTGCTGCCCGCGTCAATCATTTCCTGCAGCTTCGTCTTCCTGGCGCCTACGATGGCAATCTCCGCCAGAGAACAAGCCCCATTGGCCAGTACCAGCAAAATGATGATCAATAATTCGCCCCATATGTGGCCGTCATCCATACTTGTGATTTCCTCCTGAATAGATAAAAATAAATTATTTTTTCTTTATTATATCATGATTTTTAGTAAATCCCATGCAGCAGAGGGAAAAGTGCGATGAAATGCAAGTTTTTGACAGCAAGCCGCGGGAGGAGATTGAGGGATTAGGAAATATGAGTGAGGTTAGTTGAGGAAATGGCAAATGAAGAGATGGGAAAGAGTGGATTTAAAACCATACAACCGAACTGCGTTCGAGGAACTACTGTATTCCCGGTCTCCGACCGGACCTTGGTATGATTCAACAAGAAAGACAGAATAATATCATAAATATATTAGGAGGTCATTCTTATGCCATGTAAAACCAAAGCGTCCCCGGAGGAAATGTTAGACCAGATTGCTTCATATCTCTATCAGGGTGTTACGATTACCCAGGCAGCTGAAAATCTTCATATGAGCCGCATAACATTCAGGAAATGGGTCCTCCGGTATAAAGAGGAGGGCTTTAAGGGATTGCGGCCCAGGCAGCATTTGTCTTACTACTCCAATCAGATGAAGATCCAGGCCGTAAAGGAATATCTTAAAGGCGGTGTTTCCATGCTTTCCGTCTGTGCCAAATACAGAATTTCCGGCACACTCTCCCTTAAAACATGGATTGAGGCGTATAATGAGCATAAGTTGACAGACCTCGTTTCTGAAGGAGGAGATCTTATGGGCAAACGCCAGCAATCGGTCAAGGAAGAGCGAGTCAGAATCGTTCAGGAGTGCATCGCCAGTGGATGCGATTATAACAAGATAGCCAAGAAGTACAACATGTCCTACCAAACGCTCTACACATGGGTAAAAAAGTTCAAGGAAATGGGCGAAGTTGGTCTTGAGGATTACAGAGGAAAGCCGATCAGGCTCCAAACGCCCCGGACCGAAGAAGAACAGCTGCGTCAGGAGAATGCCAGACTTCTTGAAGAACAGAAGGATCTTATAGCAGAGATTGCCCTGCTAAAAAAAAAAGATGGAGATAGAGGAAAGGTTGCGTTCCTCGAAGGATTCAGCCTTACTCACCTTCTCAGAGATTTTAAAGCCATAAAAGAAGTCCATGAAGAAACCAACATCTCCATAGAAAGTCTCTGCCGACTCTCAAAGGTCTCCCGGGCAGCTTATTACGGATGGCTGAATCATATTAAGAGCGGCCGTGAACTGCTGAGAGAAAAGGTCGCACAGGAGGTCATGAAAACCCATCAGGAATATCCGGATATGGGATACCGCCGGATTAACGATTGGATCAAGAAGGATGACAACATCAATATAAATGTAAGCGACAGTCTGGTTCTTCGTATCATGCGGATACTTAATATTAAGTCCGTGATCAAGTACAAGACCGATGGTTGCACTCGTAACGCAAAGGATCCAAAGTACATTTTTGAAAACCTGCTGAACCGTGACTTTGATGCCGGCGTGTCCAATGCAAGATGGATGACGGATGTCACTGAATTCAAGTACACAACTGCTGATGGAGTTTTGCACAAGTTATATTTAAGCGCGATTATTGACGGCCATGATCGCCGGATTGTCTCTTATGTCATCGGCGACAGGAACAATACTGCACTGGCTTTTGAGACAATGGAAAAGGCACTTAAAGAGAATCCTGGAGAACATCCAATGATTCATACCGACCGCGGATTCCAGTATACAAGCAACGGATTCCATAAGATTGTTGAAAAAGCAGGACTGGTTCACAGCATGTCCCGTGTAGGCTGCTGTGCAGACAACGGTCTGATGGAAGGGTTCTGGGGAATGCTGAAGCGCGAACGTTACTACACACGTAAATTCACCAGCCGTAAAGCAGTGGTAAGCATGATCAACGGCTACATCTACTTCTACAACAACAAACGCATTCAGCGCAAATTACATCTTTTAGCTCCAATGGAAGTATTCAACGCAGCTCCAATGGCTGCATGATTAAGATTAAAGTACGATTAGATTTTTTATGATATTTATTTGTCTGTATTAACAAATCCGCACCACCTTCTCCTTCGGAGCAAGGTTAACACCCTTAAACCAGCCTTCGGCTGAAGAAAAACCGCACAACCTCGCTTCGCTCGAGGTAATCAACCCTATCCACCGCAAAGCGGTCCCCCTTCCCCGTCTGGGAAGGCAAGTGTTAGCGGCGCTCGTGGTAACCTCCTCCTCTCCCCACGCAAAAAGGACCGCTAAGTTCGTGCGGTCCTTTTTTATTTCCTTACTTTGTATCTTTTGCTGTATCAGCATTGTTGTCCGCTTTGGAGTCTTTGCCTGTGATGCGGTCGAGGAGTTTGCTGCCTGCGGATTTGTCGTCCTTAGCTTTGGCGTCAGCTGCTTTCTTGGCTTCTTCGGCTTTCTTCTTGGCCTCGGCGTCAGCGGCTGCTTTGGCTGCGCGCTGCTGTTCGATCTGCTGGCGGATCGATTCCGGGATGTAGAAGTTCTTGACGGAGTAGCCGGAGAGGGCTGCTTTCATGTAGTCTCTCCAGATGGCTGCCGGGATGGTGCCGCCGGTGTAGCCTGCGTTGCTGGAGGTATCGTCGCCGATCCAGACGGCTGTGACGAGCTGCGGGGTGTAGCCGACGAACCATGCGTCGTGTTCACCGTCGGTGGTGCCTGTCTTGCCTGCTGCCGGGCGGCCGATGTATGCGTTTCCGCCTGTGCCTCTGGAAATGACTTCCTGGAGGATGCTGGTCAGTTTGTAGACTGCGTTTTCATTGATGACCTGTGTGGATTCTGGTGTGCCGGTGTGGTCTTCGAGGACGCTGCCGTTTCTGTCGACGACTTTGAGAACGGCGATCGGTTTGATGAGTTTGCCGTCGTTGGCGAAGACGGAGTATGCTTCTGCCATGTCGTAGACGGAGACGCCGTTGGTGAGGCCGCCGATGGCAGCTGCGAGGTTGTCATCGTTCTGCTTGCCGCTCATGACGAGGGTGGAAATGCCTGCGTCCTGCGCGGTTTTCAGGATCTTGGACATGCCTACGCGGTTAGCGAGGTCGATGGTCGGAATGTTCATGGAGTCGATCAGGGCCTGTTCGAGGGTGACTTTGCCGCCGCTTTCGCCTTCATAGTTCTTCGGTGTCCAGCCGCCTGCATAGGTCTTCTTTTCATTGCTCAGAAGATCGGACGGTTCAAACTTGTTTTCGAAGGCGGTGACATAGACGAATGGCTTGAATGCGGAGCCAGGCTGACGGACCATCTGGACAGCGCGGTTGAAGTGGTCTTCGCCGCGGCCGCCGACCATGGCTTTGATCTGGCCTGTGCCGACTTCGATGGACATGAGAGCGCCCTGCGGCTGTGTCAGTCCCTTGGAGTCCTTGGAACCTGCCGGGAGGTCGTTCTTCAGTGCATTTTCAGCGTCTTTCTGCATATCCAGGTCGAGTGTGGTGTAAATCTGGAGTCCTTCTTTGTAAATGGTATCAGAGCCATACTTGTCGCTGATGGTCTGAATGATGTAGCTGACGAAGTAGGAAGCTGTGTTTTCTGTCGTCTTGGCAGACTGCGGTTTGGCAAGGTGCAGGTCGGCCTTCTTGGCAGCCGCAGCATCGGCTTCGGAAATGTAGCCGTACTTAGCCATCTGATCGAGGACGATAGCCTGACGGTATTTCGCTGCTTCTACGCTTCTGAATGGCGAGTAGTAATTCGGGCTGTTCGGAAGTCCTGCCAGCAGAGCGCACTGCGCGAGTGACAGATCCTTCACGTCCTTGCCGAAGTAGACGCGGGATGCGGTCTGGATGCCGTAGCAGCCCTGGCCGAAGTAGATCTGGTTCATGTACATTTCAAGAATCTGCTGCTTGGTGTACTTGCTTTCGATTTCAAAAGCAAGAACGACTTCAAGGAGCTTTCTTCTGAGGGTCTGTTCCTGTGTCAGGAAGGCATTTCTTGCGAGCTGCTGGGTAATGGTAGAACCGCCCTGTCCCGTCGCATTGCCGGAAACCAGGTTCGCCCAGACGGCACGGAGAATACCGCGCGGATCCACGCCATGGTGTTCATAGAAACGGACATCTTCCGCTGCCACGAATGCATTCTGCAAATTCTTCGGCACTTCGCTGATCGGTACGGGGATACGGTTTTCCTCCGCATGCACCGTCGTAATCAGGCGGCCCTTCGTATCATAAATACGCGAAGATGCATTCGGCGTAATATTAGCCGTCACATCCGGAAGCTTTCCAGAAACGGACACAAAAAATCCCGCAGCAGCGCCTGCCCCTGCGATAAAGAAAATCACGACAAGAAATATGATAATCTTCTTGAACATGGAAGATTTTTTCTTGGGCCGTTCTCGGCGAATGTCAGAGTTCTTCATAAACTAAACGCGCACTCCTATGCAAATGGTGATAGCCCCGTCAAAACGGATAGCTGACTTTTGATAAAAAAACAATAATCATTTATATTATATCACAATCCCACAATCAGGAGAAAATCAGAGGAAATGAGAGAATGAGAGAGGGGGATATTTATGAAAATGGAGTGGATGTGGGGAAAATATTGACAAGAAAACCAAACAACCAGCCTAAAGGCGGAAGGAAATAAACTTCATCCGTCGGTTTCGCCGCCACCTTCCTCTACGAGGCAAGGTCAAACTCCCTTAAACCAAGCTCCGCTTGAAAAACACAATAAAACCTCGCTGCGCTCGATAACTTCATCTCATCCCCCGGCTCCGCCGGGACCTTCTCCTTCGGAGCAAGGTTAACTCCCTTAAACCAGCCTTCGGCTGAAAAAACATGCCAACCAAGGCTGACGCCTTGAGGAAATACAACTCATCCGAGAAATTTTAAAAAGCAAAAATTTCCCACCTTTGGTATGATTCAACAAGAAAGACAAAATAATATCATAAATATATTAGGAGGTCATTCTTATGCCATGTAAAACCAAAGCGTCCCCGGAGGAAATGTTAGACCAGATTGCTTCATATCTCTATCAGGGTGTTACGATTACCCAGGCAGCTGAAAATCTTCATATGAGCCGCATAACATTCAGGAAATGGGTCCTCCGGTATAAAGAGGAGGGCTTTAAGGGATTGCGGCCCAGGCAGCATTTGTCTTACTACTCCAATCAGATGAAGATCCAGGCCGTAAAGGAATATCTTAAAGGCGGTGTTTCCATGCTTTCCGTCTGTGCCAAATACAGAATTTCCGGCACACTCTCCCTTAAAACATGGATTGAGGCGTATAATGAGCATAAGTTGACAGACCTCGTTTCTGAAGGAGGAGATCTTATGGGCAAACGCCAGCAATCGGTCAAGGAAGAGCGAGTCAGAATCGTTCAGGAGTGCATCGCCAGTGGATGCGATTATAACAAGATAGCCAAGAAGTACAACATGTCCTACCAAACGCTCTACACATGGGTAAAAAAGTTCAAGGAAATGGGCGAAGTTGGTCTTGAGGATTACAGAGGAAAGCCGATCAGGCTCCAAACGCCCCGGACCGAAGAAGAACAGCTGCGTCAGGAGAATGCCAGACTTCTTGAAGAACAGAAGGATCTTATAGCAGAGATTGCCCTGCTAAAAAAAAAGATGGAGATAGAGGAAAGGTTGCGTTCCTCGAAGGATTCAGCCTTACTCACCTTCTCAGAGATTTTAAAGCCATAAAAGAAGTCCATGAAGAAACCAACATCTCCATAGAAAGTCTCTGCCGACTCTCAAAGGTCTCCCGGGCAGCTTATTACGGATGGCTGAATCATATTAAGAGCGGCCGTGAACTGCTGAGAGAAAAGGTCGCACAGGAGGTCATGAAAACCCATCAGGAATATCCGGATATGGGATACCGCCGGATTAACGATTGGATCAAGAAGGATGACAACATCAATATAAATGTAAGCGACAGTCTGGTTCTTCGTATCATGCGGATACTTAATATTAAGTCCGTGATCAAGTACAAGACCGATGGTTGCACTCGTAACGCAAAGGATCCAAAGTACATTTTTGAAAACCTGCTGAACCGTGACTTTGATGCCGGCGTGTCCAATGCAAGATGGATGACGGATGTCACTGAATTCAAGTACACAACTGCTGATGGAGTTTTGCACAAGTTATATTTAAGCGCGATTATTGACGGCCATGATCGCCGGATTGTCTCTTATGTCATCGGCGACAGGAACAATACTGCACTGGCTTTTGAGACAATGGAAAAGGCACTTAAAGAGAATCCTGGAGAACATCCAATGATTCATACCGACCGCGGATTCCAGTATACAAGCAACGGATTCCATAAGATTGTTGAAAAAGCAGGACTGGTTCACAGCATGTCCCGTGTAGGCTGCTGTGCAGACAACGGTCTGATGGAAGGGTTCTGGGGAATGCTGAAGCGCGAACGTTACTACACACGTAAATTCACCAGCCGTAAAGCAGTGGTAAGCATGATCAACGGCTACATCTACTTCTACAACAACAAACGCATTCAGCGCAAATTACATCTTTTAGCTCCAATGGAAGTATTCAACGCAGCTCCAATGGCTGCATGATTAAGATTAAAGTACGATTAGATTTTTTATGATATTTATTTGTCTGTATTAACAAATCCGCACCACGCGTCGATAAGGTTTCACGAGCGTAGCGAGGTCTTATGGTGTTCCCATTCGCGCTCCGTCGCGGTTGTGAAGGTTTGATAAGAAAGCGCTTTCTTTCCCATCTTTTCTAAACTGAAAGCGTACTTTGGCACTTATTTTCCCCCCACTACAAAACCCCCGAAGCTTGGCTTCGGGGGTTTCCTTATTCTTATTCTAATTCTTAGAATACGTCTTTGAGGACGATGGTCTGTTCGCGGCTTGGGCCTACGGATACGATGCCGATCGGTACTCCGATGAGTTTGGAGATGCCTTCGAGGTATTCGCGGCAGAGGGCCGGGAGCTGGTTGTAGTCGCGGATGTCGCTGATCTTTTCTTTCCAGCCTTTGAATGCCTTGTAGACCGGGGTGATCTTGCCCAGGAATTTCAGGTCGGCCGGGTATTCTTCGATTTCTTTGCCTTCGTATTCATAGCCTGTGCAGACTTTGATTTCTTCCATGCCGTCGAGGATGTCGAGGCGGGTGATAGCGAGGTAGTCGAAGGAGTTCAGGGCTGCTGCGTAGCGGACGGCGCGGGTGTCGAGCCAGCCGATGCGGCGCGGGCGGCCTGTGACGGTGCCGAATTCGTGAGCGGTGTTTCTCAGGTATTCGCCGATTTCGTCATGGAGTTCTGTCGGGAACGGGCCTTCGCCTACGCGGGTGCTGTATGCTTTGACGACGCCGAAGATGTTCTGCATCATGTGCGGTCCGATGCCTGCGCCGATGCATGCGCCGCCGGCGGTCGGATGGGAAGAGGTAACGTACGGGTAGGTGCCGTTGTCGCAGTCGAGCATGGATGCCTGAGCGCCTTCGAAGAGGACGTTCTTGCCTTCTTTGACGAGCTGCTGGACGGTGTAGTTGGTGTCTTTGACGTACGGACGGAGTTTTTCAGCGTATCCGAGGTAGTCATTGAGCATGGTTTCGTAGTCGAAGCCTTCCATGCCGTACAATTTTTCGAGGAGCAGGTTTTTCTGTTCTACGTTGTATTTCAGTTTTTCAGCAAAAGTTTCCTTGTCCATGAGGTCGCAGATGCGGATGCCGATACGGTTGATCTTGTCTGCGTAGCACGGTCCGATGCCGTTCTTTGTTGTGCCGATCTTGCGGCTGCCCTTGCGGGATTCTTCGGCTTCATCGAGACGGATGTGGTATGGGAATACGACCTGTGCTCTTGTGGAGATCTGCAGGTGTTTTGCGTCGATGCCCTGTTTTTCAAGGTTTTCCATTTCTTCGAGAAGACTCTTTGGATCGACGACGACGCCTGTGCCGACGATGCAGATCGTTCCCGGGTACATGATGCCGCTTGGCATCAGGCGCAGCGGATATGCTTTGCCTCCCGTTACGACTGTATGGCCTGCGTTGTTTCCTCCCTGAGAACGTACTACGACGTCTGCCTTCGCGGCGAGATAATCAACGATCTTGCCTTTGCCTTCATCGCCCCACTGGGCGCCGATTACCATTGCTGTTGCCATGTGTCCTTCTTCCTTCCTGTTGAGGAATGCCCGCGGTTTCCTTACATGCGAAACTGCGGAGTCAAAAAATATTAGTCTTTCAAGACTCCATACAAAATTATTATAGCATAAACCCGCCCGGCGGGCGTGATTTCCTTTGAATCAAAAACAGCCGTGTGTCCACTAAACATAGGAAAGGAGCTGCGACAATAGCATTTTTACGCTTGTCGCAGCTCCCCTTTTGTGGGGATTTCCGGTCAGTCTCAGTTGTCTCTCAAAGCGCGTTTCAGGATCTTGCCTGTCGCATTCTTCGGGAGGGCATCCAGAGGGATGAAGCGGCGCGGGATCTTGTAGCTGGCGATGTTCTTGGACATGTGCCTTCTGATCTTCATTTCATCGAACTCATAGCCGTCCTTCATGACGACGTATGCCCACACGGCCTGGCCGCGGAGCGGGTCCGGATGACCGACGACGGCGCATTCGCCGACGCCTTCCACTTCGTAGATGCAGTCTTCGACTTCACCGGGGTAAATGTTTTCCCCGTTCATTATGATCAAATCTTTGATACGATCGACGATATAGATGTACTGGTCGTCATCCATGTACGCCAGATCGCCCGTATGGAGCCAGCCGTCCTCGGTGAGGACTTTCTTGGTCTCCTCAGGTTTGTTCCAGTAGCCTTTCATGACGTTGCTGCCGCGGACCATGAGCTCGCCCACGGTGCCCGGCACGTACGGGCCGCCGGATTCTGTCCTGACATAGGCTTCGACGCCCGGAAGGACGGGGCCGCTTGTCAGGTACTTCGGTTTTCCGGCCGGCAGCATGCAGACGACCGGAGATGCTTCGGTCAGGCCGTAGCCTTCCTGGACCGGATGGTGGTAGCGGTTGTGGAATACCTGGGATACAGGCTGCGGAATCGATGCGCCTCCGGAAATGAAGGTATGCACGGATTTCATGACTTCCGGTTCGCCGCGGCGGGCCAAAAGGTTGTACATCGGCGGTACCATGATGGCAATCGTCACGGAATGTTCCACGATCGTATTCGTGATTTCAGACGGGCTCTTCGAGCGCAGGATGACGATGGTCGCGTGCGCGTAGAGGCCGGCATTGACGACAGTCGTGAGGCCATAGCAGTGGAACATCGGAAGGACGCAGAGGACTTTGTCTTCCGGTGTGAAAGGAATGCGCTGCAGGTACTGCTCCACATTCGACACGAGGTTCTTGTGCGTCAGCATAGCGCCCTTCGGGCTTCCTGTCGTGCCGGACGTATAGACCAGCGCGCAGACGTCGTCTTCGGAAATATCTTCCGGGAAATCCGGAGCAGCCGGCGCAATTTCCTTCTTCGTCTTGTAGTCCAGGTCATGGATGCCGATGGACGGGCAGGAAACTTCCAGCGCAGTGTCTGTGATGAGCAGCATGGATCCGGAGTCGCGGAGGATGAAATCCACCTCGCGGTCGACGAGCGAATTGTTGATCGGGATGATAATAGCGCCAAGGCTGACCACTGCCATGAATACGTAGACGAATTCTGCGCGGTTGGCGGTGTAAAGGCCTACACGTTCCCCTTGGCGGACCCCCATTTCATACAGCGTATTTCTGTAGCGGGCGACTGTTTTTTCCAGCTCGCCATAGGTGACGACGGCTTCGCCCTCGAACACCAGGTGCGCCGGATCGGCACCCTTTATAATCTCATGTAAAAACATCATTCACCTCTCGGGAAAAATAGAATAACGTGGTTATTTTAACAAAAATCGCGTTTTGTTTCAAATTCCATACGGATTCCGTCACTTTGTATCTCTATTTTCTATCATCCTATGAAATTTCTTATCCAATTCTTATGGTATAATTAGAAAGTATCATAAAATTTTTATAAAGGAGGCACTTTCCATGATGAGAAGTACCGAAATGTCCATGGATGACCAGATCCGCAGCATCCATCATAAATACCAGATTCCTGAAGACGAAGCGAAGGAAATCCTTTCCAGAGGCTTCCGCTTCAACGACGTCGATAAAGCCGCCCTCCTCTCCTGCCTCTCTGGCAAGACAGCCGGCGAAATCCTCGACATGAGAAAAGACGACCCATGGGGCCGCATCGAGAAGAAACTCGGCCTGACTCCGGAGATCTACAGCAAGCGCTACATCGCCCACAGAGCCGACCGTCTCCACCGCTTCTACGGCATGGATGCCAAGAGAGCAGAGACACTCCTTTCCGAAGGCTATCCGAACCACTGGCTCCGCCTCGCCTACCTCATCGAACAGCACACAGGCAGCCTGATGGAAAACATCGTCAAAGCACGCAGCAAGTCCATGAAATGGGCTCCCTACGTCCAGCAGGAATTCGGCATCAGCGAAGAAGAATTCAAATCCTGGATCGCTGAAACGAGAAATCCTTCACTGAAGAAGAGATAATATAAGGAAAGAAAAGAATAGGAAATGCAAAAATGGAGCTCAGGGTGAGCTCCATTTTTTGTGTGGAAATGCTTTCCCAAAACCAGACAACCTCGCTAACGCTCGAGGAAAGTTCAAGACAACCTTACTTATAAAAACCAAAAGGTATAATCAACCCTATCCACCGGCAACATTAGAAAATTCACTAATTAAAAACCATACAACCAGACTAAAGTCTGCCCGAACTGCATCTCATCCACCACAAAAGTGGTCCCCCTTGGTATGATTCAACAAGAAAGACAGAATAATATCATAAATATATTAGGAGGTCATTCTTATGCCATGTAAAACCAAAGCGTCCCCGGAGGAAATGTTAGACCAGATTGCTTCATATCTCTATCAGGGTGTTACGATTACCCAGGCAGCTGAAAATCTTCATATGAGCCGCATAACATTCAGGAAATGGGTCCTCCGGTATAAAGAGGAGGGCTTTAAGGGATTGCGGCCCAGGCAGCATTTGTCTTACTACTCCAATCAGATGAAGATCCAGGCCGTAAAGGAATATCTTAAAGGCGGTGTTTCCATGCTTTCCGTCTGTGCCAAATACAGAATTTCCGGCACACTCTCCCTTAAAACATGGATTGAGGCGTATAATGAGCATAAGTTGACAGACCTCGTTTCTGAAGGAGGAGATCTTATGGGCAAACGCCAGCAATCGGTCAAGGAAGAGCGAGTCAGAATCGTTCAGGAGTGCATCGCCAGTGGATGCGATTATAACAAGATAGCCAAGAAGTACAACATGTCCTACCAAACGCTCTACACATGGGTAAAAAAGTTCAAGGAAATGGGCGAAGTTGGTCTTGAGGATTACAGAGGAAAGCCGATCAGGCTCCAAACGCCCCGGACCGAAGAAGAACAGCTGCGTCAGGAGAATGCCAGACTTCTTGAAGAACAGAAGGATCTTATAGCAGAGATTGCCCTGCTAAAAAAAAAGATGGAGATAGAGGAAAGGTTGCGTTCCTCGAAGGATTCAGCCTTACTCACCTTCTCAGAGATTTTAAAGCCATAAAAGAAGTCCATGAAGAAACCAACATCTCCATAGAAAGTCTCTGCCGACTCTCAAAGGTCTCCCGGGCAGCTTATTACGGATGGCTGAATCATATTAAGAGCGGCCGTGAACTGCTGAGAGAAAAGGTCGCACAGGAGGTCATGAAAACCCATCAGGAATATCCGGATATGGGATACCGCCGGATTAACGATTGGATCAAGAAGGATGACAACATCAATATAAATGTAAGCGACAGTCTGGTTCTTCGTATCATGCGGATACTTAATATTAAGTCCGTGATCAAGTACAAGACCGATGGTTGCACTCGTAACGCAAAGGATCCAAAGTACATTTTTGAAAACCTGCTGAACCGTGACTTTGATGCCGGCGTGTCCAATGCAAGATGGATGACGGATGTCACTGAATTCAAGTACACAACTGCTGATGGAGTTTTGCACAAGTTATATTTAAGCGCGATTATTGACGGCCATGATCGCCGGATTGTCTCTTATGTCATCGGCGACAGGAACAATACTGCACTGGCTTTTGAGACAATGGAAAAGGCACTTAAAGAGAATCCTGGAGAACATCCAATGATTCATACCGACCGCGGATTCCAGTATACAAGCAACGGATTCCATAAGATTGTTGAAAAAGCAGGACTGGTTCACAGCATGTCCCGTGTAGGCTGCTGTGCAGACAACGGTCTGATGGAAGGGTTCTGGGGAATGCTGAAGCGCGAACGTTACTACACACGTAAATTCACCAGCCGTAAAGCAGTGGTAAGCATGATCAACGGCTACATCTACTTCTACAACAACAAACGCATTCAGCGCAAATTACATCTTTTAGCTCCAATGGAAGTATTCAACGCAGCTCCAATGGCTGCATGATTAAGATTAAAGTACGATTAGATTTTTTATGATATTTATTTGTCTGTATTAACAAATCCGCACCACTTCTCCTCCCGGAGCAAGGTCAAAGGCATTCTTCCCCGCCGGGGCAGGTCAAAACCTTCCGCATCGGGGAAAGTGGCTATGATCATTATCGAAAGTCAAACTTCTCATCCACGCAAAAAGGCTATGACGAAATGATTGCACATTTCGTCACAGCCTCTTTTATTATTTTATTTCATTTTATTTTGTATATTCAGCGTCCCACATGACGTCTTCTACGGCTTTCTTGACGTCGGTGACGGGGATCCTGTTCAGGCCCTGTTTGACGGCGCAGGCAGCGACGGCTTCTGCGACGGCCTTAGTGAATTCGCAGATGCGGGAGACCGGCGGAAGGACGGCTTCGCCTGGCTGCTCTGGATGGATGAAATGAATCGGCACGTGAGCGGCAGCGGAAATCATTTCACGGGATACGCGGCTGGCACCGACGGCGATGCTGCCAAGGCCGAGGCCCGGGTAGATCAGCGCATTGTTTGCCTGACCGATTTTATAGGAAACGCCTTTGTAATTGACCGGATCGGCCGGGATGCCGGTAGCAATCAGGGCTCTTCCGTCAGACCATTCAATGAGGTGCTGCGCGGTGGCTTCGGCGAGTTCTGTCGGGTTGCTCAACGGGAAGATCATCGGGCGGTCGCACCAGGATGCCATGCCTCTGACGATTTTTTCAGTGAATGTGCCAGGTGCTGTCGATGTGCCGACGAGAATGGTCGGGTGGATGGCTTCGACGGCAGCTTCCAGTGTCGTAAGAGCTTCCGGATGTTCAAATTCCGAACGCTTCCTTGCAAACGGTTTCTGTTCCGGAGCGAGGTCCTTCATGTCGTCGAAGAGGAGGCCCTGTTTATCTACCATGTAGAATCTGGACCGGGCTTCTTCTTCGGAGAGGCCTTCATCCATCATTTCTCTCCAGATCCTTGTCACGATACCGCAGCCGGCAGTCCCTGCACCGAAGCACATGTAGACCTGATCGGTCAGCTTCTTTCCGCTGATGTGCATAGCGCCGATGAGGCCGGCCAGTGTGATGATGCCGGTGCCCTGACGGTCGTCATTGAATACCGGGTAGTCGTTGATATATTTTTCAAGGATTTCAGCGGCATGCTCTCTTCCGAAATCTTCG is a genomic window of Veillonellaceae bacterium containing:
- a CDS encoding IS3 family transposase; this encodes MESLCRLSKVSRAAYYGWLNHIKSGRELLREKVAQEVMKTHQEYPDMGYRRINDWIKKDDNININVSDSLVLRIMRILNIKSVIKYKTDGCTRNAKDPKYIFENLLNRDFDAGVSNARWMTDVTEFKYTTADGVLHKLYLSAIIDGHDRRIVSYVIGDRNNTALAFETMEKALKENPGEHPMIHTDRGFQYTSNGFHKIVEKAGLVHSMSRVGCCADNGLMEGFWGMLKRERYYTRKFTSRKAVVSMINGYIYFYNNKRIQRKLHLLAPMEVFNAAPMAA
- a CDS encoding adenylosuccinate synthase, whose protein sequence is MATAMVIGAQWGDEGKGKIVDYLAAKADVVVRSQGGNNAGHTVVTGGKAYPLRLMPSGIMYPGTICIVGTGVVVDPKSLLEEMENLEKQGIDAKHLQISTRAQVVFPYHIRLDEAEESRKGSRKIGTTKNGIGPCYADKINRIGIRICDLMDKETFAEKLKYNVEQKNLLLEKLYGMEGFDYETMLNDYLGYAEKLRPYVKDTNYTVQQLVKEGKNVLFEGAQASMLDCDNGTYPYVTSSHPTAGGACIGAGIGPHMMQNIFGVVKAYSTRVGEGPFPTELHDEIGEYLRNTAHEFGTVTGRPRRIGWLDTRAVRYAAALNSFDYLAITRLDILDGMEEIKVCTGYEYEGKEIEEYPADLKFLGKITPVYKAFKGWKEKISDIRDYNQLPALCREYLEGISKLIGVPIGIVSVGPSREQTIVLKDVF
- a CDS encoding helix-turn-helix domain-containing protein, with translation MLDQIASYLYQGVTITQAAENLHMSRITFRKWVLRYKEEGFKGLRPRQHLSYYSNQMKIQAVKEYLKGGVSMLSVCAKYRISGTLSLKTWIEAYNEHKLTDLVSEGGDLMGKRQQSVKEERVRIVQECIASGCDYNKIAKKYNMSYQTLYTWVKKFKEMGEVGLEDYRGKPIRLQTPRTEEEQLRQENARLLEEQKDLIAEIALLKKKMEIEERLRSSKDSALLTFSEILKP
- a CDS encoding IS3 family transposase, whose amino-acid sequence is MLDQIASYLYQGVTITQAAENLHMSRITFRKWVLRYKEEGFKGLRPRQHLSYYSNQMKIQAVKEYLKGGVSMLSVCAKYRISGTLSLKTWIEAYNEHKLTDLVSEGGDLMGKRQQSVKEERVRIVQECIASGCDYNKIAKKYNMSYQTLYTWVKKFKEMGEVGLEDYRGKPIRLQTPRTEEEQLRQENARLLEEQKDLIAEIALLKKKDGDRGKVAFLEGFSLTHLLRDFKAIKEVHEETNISIESLCRLSKVSRAAYYGWLNHIKSGRELLREKVAQEVMKTHQEYPDMGYRRINDWIKKDDNININVSDSLVLRIMRILNIKSVIKYKTDGCTRNAKDPKYIFENLLNRDFDAGVSNARWMTDVTEFKYTTADGVLHKLYLSAIIDGHDRRIVSYVIGDRNNTALAFETMEKALKENPGEHPMIHTDRGFQYTSNGFHKIVEKAGLVHSMSRVGCCADNGLMEGFWGMLKRERYYTRKFTSRKAVVSMINGYIYFYNNKRIQRKLHLLAPMEVFNAAPMAA
- a CDS encoding PBP1A family penicillin-binding protein; its protein translation is MFKKIIIFLVVIFFIAGAGAAAGFFVSVSGKLPDVTANITPNASSRIYDTKGRLITTVHAEENRIPVPISEVPKNLQNAFVAAEDVRFYEHHGVDPRGILRAVWANLVSGNATGQGGSTITQQLARNAFLTQEQTLRRKLLEVVLAFEIESKYTKQQILEMYMNQIYFGQGCYGIQTASRVYFGKDVKDLSLAQCALLAGLPNSPNYYSPFRSVEAAKYRQAIVLDQMAKYGYISEADAAAAKKADLHLAKPQSAKTTENTASYFVSYIIQTISDKYGSDTIYKEGLQIYTTLDLDMQKDAENALKNDLPAGSKDSKGLTQPQGALMSIEVGTGQIKAMVGGRGEDHFNRAVQMVRQPGSAFKPFVYVTAFENKFEPSDLLSNEKKTYAGGWTPKNYEGESGGKVTLEQALIDSMNIPTIDLANRVGMSKILKTAQDAGISTLVMSGKQNDDNLAAAIGGLTNGVSVYDMAEAYSVFANDGKLIKPIAVLKVVDRNGSVLEDHTGTPESTQVINENAVYKLTSILQEVISRGTGGNAYIGRPAAGKTGTTDGEHDAWFVGYTPQLVTAVWIGDDTSSNAGYTGGTIPAAIWRDYMKAALSGYSVKNFYIPESIRQQIEQQRAAKAAADAEAKKKAEEAKKAADAKAKDDKSAGSKLLDRITGKDSKADNNADTAKDTK